A single region of the Acanthopagrus latus isolate v.2019 chromosome 11, fAcaLat1.1, whole genome shotgun sequence genome encodes:
- the LOC119028828 gene encoding artemin isoform X2, protein MLWVVASLLTLVEVFSVDDNKEAQSDIQRVFSQLWSSAEGLEQDRSIHTPWPQAVEEWSLMQEDEVHQIRWQRSPRDPNSPRTSRRNRKKTKSSRDCHLERKEMRVRDLGLGYDSDEIVLFKYCAGTCHSSRKNYDLALKALIDNGSISEKKVSSHPCCHPTRYETVSFMDTTTTWQTIQWLSAANCSCVG, encoded by the exons ATGCTGTGGGTGGTGGCGTCATTGCTGACACTGGtggaagtgttttctgttgatgaCAATAAGGAGGCTCAGTCAGACATCCAGCGTGTCTTTAGCCAGCTGTGGTCTTCTGCTGAGGGTCTGGAACAGGACAGGAGCATCCACACACCCTGGCCTCAAGCTGTTG AAGAGTGGTCACTGATGCAGGAAGATGAGGTCCACCAGATTAGATGGCAACGCTCCCCTCGTGACCCAAACTCGCCCAGAACATCAAGGAGGAACCGCAAGAAGACCAAGAGTAGTCGCGACTGCCACTTGGAGAGGAAAGAGATGCGGGTACGGGATCTTGGCCTTGGCTATGATTCAGATGAGATCGTCCTCTTTAAGTACTGTGCTGGCACATGCCACAGCTCCCGTAAGAACTATGACCTTGCCCTCAAAGCTCTTATAGACAACGGGAGCATCTCAGAAAAGAAGGTCAGCAGTCACCCTTGCTGTCATCCGACCCGCTATGAGACTGTGTCATTCATGGACACCACGACTACTTGGCAGACGATTCAGTGGCTATCAGCAGCCAACTGTAGCTGTGTGGGCTGA